From the Streptomyces nigrescens genome, one window contains:
- a CDS encoding PucR family transcriptional regulator, translated as METSTTVPESAAALHAGIDALTDEVIDGLRAQLPSYAAVSADQIRPRVMASLRNGLSLVQRWAEERRTARGSGRDDGPAYGIPSAHLDEVTDLARSLPVEDIISAYRIGTDIVWRRFGEEMTARGGTAEDLLPIAETLRAWVDANTLRIVRTCRVALQGDDPAADRRHAAMVRALLLGEARWDKSPAGFGAWGAGLTGDRPADGYRTERQADDAETEDGSYVHSALRLPFRARLPEVSPPGDPGGAPAAAGHAGPGDRAFRRTVDLLRPWLALDEAGRPLVTTVDGDVAGLLVGRPAGLCRSLMLGLGAPAPASGLATEFTRATQALRAAAGFGLVGAFTREELGLRATVVALPAVGEQLVTLRLSPLAERGEDGAQLEEAAAAYLRQGLRLEAAARTLYVHPNTLRNRLRRFEEITGTNLRDPADLAEVWWALTHRRFHGPAS; from the coding sequence GTGGAGACTTCCACAACGGTGCCGGAGTCCGCCGCCGCGCTGCACGCCGGGATCGACGCGCTCACCGACGAGGTCATCGACGGCCTGCGGGCCCAACTCCCCTCCTACGCGGCGGTGTCGGCGGACCAGATCCGGCCGAGGGTGATGGCGTCGCTGCGCAACGGCCTCTCGCTGGTGCAGCGCTGGGCCGAGGAGCGGCGGACCGCGCGGGGAAGCGGCCGCGACGACGGCCCGGCGTACGGCATCCCGTCGGCGCACCTCGACGAGGTGACGGACCTGGCCCGTTCGCTGCCCGTCGAGGACATCATCTCGGCCTACCGGATCGGGACGGACATCGTCTGGCGGCGGTTCGGCGAGGAGATGACCGCCCGGGGCGGGACCGCCGAGGATCTGCTGCCGATCGCCGAGACCCTGCGGGCGTGGGTCGACGCCAACACCCTGCGGATCGTCCGCACCTGCCGGGTCGCTCTCCAGGGCGACGACCCGGCGGCGGACCGCCGCCATGCGGCCATGGTCCGCGCCCTGCTGCTCGGCGAGGCGCGGTGGGACAAGTCCCCGGCCGGCTTCGGCGCCTGGGGCGCCGGGCTCACCGGCGACAGGCCGGCCGACGGATACCGGACCGAGCGGCAGGCCGACGACGCGGAGACCGAGGACGGCTCATATGTGCACAGCGCCCTCCGCCTCCCCTTCCGTGCGCGGCTGCCCGAGGTTTCCCCGCCCGGCGACCCGGGCGGTGCCCCCGCCGCCGCGGGCCATGCCGGTCCCGGCGACCGCGCCTTCCGCCGGACCGTCGATCTGCTGCGTCCCTGGCTCGCCCTGGACGAGGCGGGGCGGCCCCTGGTCACGACCGTGGACGGGGATGTGGCGGGGCTGCTGGTCGGGCGCCCGGCCGGGCTGTGCCGCAGCCTGATGCTGGGACTGGGCGCCCCGGCGCCCGCGTCCGGACTCGCCACCGAATTCACCCGGGCCACCCAGGCGCTGCGGGCCGCCGCCGGATTCGGGCTCGTCGGGGCGTTCACCCGTGAGGAGCTGGGGCTACGGGCCACGGTCGTGGCGCTGCCGGCCGTGGGCGAACAACTGGTAACGCTCCGCCTGTCCCCGCTGGCCGAACGGGGCGAGGACGGCGCCCAGTTGGAGGAGGCCGCGGCCGCCTATCTACGACAGGGGCTGCGCCTGGAGGCTGCCGCGCGGACCCTCTACGTCCACCCCAACACCCTCCGCAACCGGCTCCGGCGCTTCGAGGAGATCACCGGTACCAACCTCCGTGACCCGGCAGATCTGGCCGAGGTCTGGTGGGCGCTGACCCACCGCCGGTTCCACGGGCCGGCGAGCTGA
- a CDS encoding DUF6314 family protein, whose translation MGSELGRDRKPERDGDRGRDREEPATGRHPVPDVAAYLSGRWSIERTVHDLRTGAEGSFRGTAAFRPDAAGGGLLHSEEGQLSWGGTVAPVSRTLRVRPRPDGTAAIEFADGRPFHDLDLRTGRWTTVHPCAADRYEGTFTAVGPDTWHLEWRVGGPAKDQLLCSVYRRLG comes from the coding sequence ATGGGCAGCGAGCTGGGCCGGGACCGGAAGCCGGAGCGTGACGGGGATCGGGGTCGGGATCGGGAGGAGCCGGCCACGGGGCGGCACCCCGTCCCTGACGTCGCGGCGTACCTCTCCGGGCGCTGGAGCATCGAGCGCACCGTCCACGACCTGCGGACCGGCGCCGAGGGCAGCTTCCGCGGCACCGCCGCATTCCGGCCCGACGCGGCCGGCGGGGGGCTGCTGCACAGCGAGGAGGGGCAGCTGAGCTGGGGCGGGACGGTGGCTCCGGTGAGCCGCACCCTGCGCGTACGGCCCCGCCCGGACGGCACCGCCGCGATCGAGTTCGCCGACGGACGGCCCTTCCACGACCTCGACCTGCGGACCGGCCGGTGGACCACCGTCCACCCCTGTGCCGCGGACCGGTACGAGGGGACCTTCACCGCCGTCGGGCCGGACACCTGGCATCTGGAGTGGCGGGTCGGCGGTCCGGCGAAGGACCAGTTGCTGTGCTCGGTCTACCGGCGGCTGGGGTGA
- a CDS encoding aldehyde dehydrogenase family protein yields the protein MPELFIGGQWTAAADGQVREIRCPADGTLVATVDEGGPKEAAAAISAARTAFDDGPWPRTPAAERGRLVLRVAELLERDRDALARAESLDTGKRLVESGYDMDDIANCFRYFGNLGAAGGTDRVVDAGAAEIASTVCHEPVGVCALITPWNYPLLQTAWKVAPCLVTGNTFVLKPSELTPHTAIHLMRLLAEAGLPDGAANLVLGTGPAVGALLTEDPRVDMVSFTGGLLTGRRIMAAAAPTVKKIALELGGKNPNIVFADADFDTAVDYALMAVFLHSGQVCSAGARLLVQEELHDAFVDELVSRAQRIRLGGPFDEHARTGPLISAAHRAKVEAYVSAGLDEGAVLLCGGSAPDDPSLANGFYYLPTVLDECTPDMSVVRDESFGPVLTVERFRDEDEAVSLANDTVYGLAGAVWTQDSERAHRVAARLRAGTVWINDFHPYVPQAEWGGMKQSGVGRELGPAGLAEYQEAKHVWRNTAPRPQRWFE from the coding sequence ATGCCGGAGCTGTTCATCGGCGGTCAGTGGACCGCAGCGGCCGACGGGCAGGTGCGCGAGATCCGCTGCCCCGCGGACGGCACGCTGGTCGCGACCGTGGACGAGGGCGGGCCGAAGGAAGCGGCGGCGGCGATCTCCGCGGCCCGTACGGCGTTCGACGACGGGCCCTGGCCCCGTACCCCGGCGGCCGAGCGCGGCCGGCTGGTGCTGCGCGTCGCCGAGCTGCTGGAGCGCGACCGGGACGCGCTGGCCCGGGCCGAGTCGCTGGACACCGGCAAGCGGCTGGTCGAGAGCGGCTACGACATGGACGACATCGCCAACTGCTTCCGCTACTTCGGCAACCTCGGCGCGGCCGGGGGCACCGACCGGGTGGTGGACGCAGGTGCCGCGGAGATCGCCAGCACGGTGTGCCACGAGCCGGTCGGTGTCTGCGCGCTGATCACCCCCTGGAACTACCCGCTGCTGCAGACCGCCTGGAAGGTCGCGCCCTGTCTGGTCACGGGCAACACCTTCGTCCTGAAGCCCAGTGAGCTGACCCCGCACACCGCCATCCACCTCATGCGGCTGCTGGCCGAGGCCGGACTGCCCGACGGGGCCGCCAACCTGGTGCTGGGCACCGGCCCGGCCGTGGGTGCCCTGCTGACCGAGGATCCGCGGGTGGACATGGTGTCGTTCACCGGCGGTCTGCTCACCGGCCGGCGCATCATGGCCGCGGCGGCGCCCACCGTGAAGAAGATCGCGCTGGAGCTGGGCGGCAAGAACCCGAACATCGTCTTCGCGGACGCCGACTTCGACACCGCCGTGGACTACGCCCTGATGGCGGTCTTTCTGCACTCCGGGCAGGTCTGCTCGGCGGGCGCCCGGCTGCTCGTCCAGGAGGAGCTGCACGATGCCTTCGTCGACGAACTGGTCTCCCGCGCCCAGCGGATCCGGCTCGGCGGGCCGTTCGACGAGCATGCCCGCACCGGCCCGCTGATCTCGGCCGCGCACCGCGCCAAGGTCGAGGCGTATGTGTCGGCCGGGCTCGACGAGGGCGCCGTACTGCTCTGCGGCGGCTCCGCACCCGACGATCCGTCGCTGGCGAACGGCTTCTACTATCTGCCGACCGTGCTGGACGAGTGCACCCCGGACATGTCCGTCGTCCGCGACGAGAGCTTCGGCCCGGTGCTGACCGTCGAGCGGTTCCGCGACGAGGACGAGGCGGTCTCGCTCGCCAACGACACGGTGTACGGACTGGCCGGGGCGGTGTGGACCCAGGACAGCGAGCGTGCCCACCGGGTCGCCGCCCGGCTGCGCGCGGGAACGGTGTGGATCAACGACTTCCATCCGTATGTGCCACAGGCGGAGTGGGGCGGGATGAAGCAGTCGGGCGTCGGCCGTGAGCTGGGGCCCGCGGGGCTGGCCGAGTACCAGGAGGCCAAGCACGTCTGGCGCAACACCGCGCCACGGCCGCAGAGGTGGTTCGAGTGA